Proteins encoded within one genomic window of Candidatus Methylacidiphilales bacterium:
- a CDS encoding MBL fold metallo-hydrolase codes for MKIRLWGTRGSIPTPSTSSFVTSRYGGDTTCVSVESGDSMIIIDGGSGLRLLGLELARRKTPVHATFFFSHVHWDHIQGFPFFLPAFKPGNSFDLYGPRLNPTPGFVGGILEKALRGQQQDLNFPVELKDMPAKMNFRDLDPDSVVEIPTSIGKLVVSNGVLHHPGGCYGYRIEEHIAGQPVKIFAFATDTEHLDDLDPNVQKLIKDAGLILYDAQYTEDEYNGVGTISHKGWGHSTWQWGLKEGRTAGVKHILLHHHDPLHDDDAVSAIESAAKEAGAKLGIKVEAAVQGTEYVL; via the coding sequence GATTCGACTTTGGGGAACACGCGGCAGCATCCCAACGCCCAGCACCAGCTCCTTCGTCACCTCCCGTTACGGAGGCGACACCACATGCGTGTCCGTGGAGTCCGGCGACAGCATGATCATCATCGACGGAGGTTCCGGCCTGCGCCTCCTCGGTCTGGAACTGGCCCGCCGCAAAACCCCGGTCCACGCCACCTTTTTCTTCAGCCACGTCCACTGGGATCACATCCAGGGCTTCCCCTTCTTCCTCCCGGCCTTCAAACCCGGCAACAGCTTCGACCTCTACGGACCCCGCCTCAACCCCACCCCGGGCTTCGTCGGTGGCATTCTTGAAAAGGCCCTCCGCGGCCAACAACAAGACCTCAACTTCCCCGTCGAACTGAAGGACATGCCCGCCAAGATGAACTTCCGCGACCTCGATCCCGACAGCGTGGTGGAAATCCCCACCTCCATCGGCAAGTTGGTCGTCTCCAATGGCGTCCTTCACCACCCCGGCGGCTGCTACGGCTACCGCATCGAGGAACACATTGCCGGCCAGCCGGTCAAAATATTCGCTTTCGCCACCGACACAGAACACCTCGACGACCTCGACCCCAACGTCCAGAAACTCATCAAAGACGCGGGCCTGATCCTCTACGACGCCCAGTACACCGAGGACGAGTACAACGGGGTCGGCACCATCAGCCACAAGGGCTGGGGCCATTCCACCTGGCAATGGGGTTTGAAAGAAGGCCGGACCGCCGGGGTCAAACACATCCTCCTCCACCACCACGACCCCCTCCACGACGACGATGCCGTGAGTGCCATCGAAAGCGCTGCCAAGGAAGCCGGTGCCAAGTTGGGCATCAAGGTCGAAGCCGCCGTCCAGGGCACGGAATACGTGCTTTAA
- a CDS encoding RpiB/LacA/LacB family sugar-phosphate isomerase: MKIALAADHGGFELKEKLKGSLIAQGHEVLDFGPDHYDKQDDYPDFGKPAAQAVSQGKADRGILMCNNGIGMSILANKNPGVRAAVVYNENSARDTREHHDSNVLCLGGQEFPPERLLGFIDIWLKTPFAGGRHERRMEKIRALET; encoded by the coding sequence ATGAAAATTGCCCTCGCCGCCGACCATGGTGGCTTCGAACTCAAGGAAAAACTCAAGGGCTCGCTCATCGCCCAAGGCCATGAGGTCCTTGATTTCGGACCCGATCACTATGACAAACAGGACGACTACCCCGACTTCGGCAAACCCGCGGCCCAGGCCGTTTCCCAGGGCAAAGCCGACCGCGGCATTCTGATGTGCAACAACGGCATCGGCATGTCCATCCTGGCCAACAAAAACCCCGGAGTGCGTGCTGCGGTCGTTTACAACGAAAACTCCGCCCGCGACACCCGCGAGCACCATGACTCCAACGTCCTCTGTCTCGGCGGCCAGGAATTCCCCCCGGAACGTCTGCTCGGTTTCATCGACATCTGGCTGAAGACCCCCTTCGCCGGCGGCCGCCATGAGCGTCGCATGGAAAAAATCCGCGCCTTGGAAACGTAA
- a CDS encoding aminopeptidase codes for MLSDTRFDRLAEVLTGYSTDLKKGEKVLIDAFDIPDEMVVALVRAVYKRGAIPYVQQHHARVGRAVMLGITEEQLKFGGRIELQRMKGMQAYIALRGSHNIFESSDIPSEKMKLAGKILRPVMDWRIKKTKWVVLRWPTPAMAQQAQISTEQFEDFYFRVCTLDYRKMVPGMQALQRLMAKTDRVHLKGPGTDLRFSIKDIGAVICGGERNIPDGEVYSCPVKDSVEGQVSFNAPSLYQGVSFDNICLKFSKGKVVEATSNNTKRLNEILDSDAGARYIGEFSLGFNPHILHPMRDILFDEKIAGSFHFTPGQAYEEADNGNRSQVHWDMVCIQRKDYGGGEVWFDGKLIRKDGIFTTPELKALNPDRILGKK; via the coding sequence ATGCTCTCCGACACCCGTTTTGACCGTTTGGCCGAAGTCTTGACCGGATACTCCACCGATTTGAAAAAAGGGGAAAAGGTATTGATCGATGCCTTCGATATTCCCGACGAGATGGTGGTGGCCTTGGTGCGCGCGGTCTACAAGCGCGGCGCCATCCCGTATGTGCAGCAACACCATGCGCGGGTGGGACGGGCCGTGATGCTTGGGATCACGGAGGAACAGCTGAAGTTCGGCGGCCGGATCGAATTGCAGCGGATGAAAGGCATGCAGGCCTACATCGCCCTGCGCGGCTCGCACAACATCTTCGAGTCCTCCGACATCCCTTCCGAGAAAATGAAACTGGCCGGGAAGATCCTCCGCCCGGTGATGGATTGGCGGATCAAGAAGACCAAGTGGGTCGTCCTGCGCTGGCCGACCCCGGCCATGGCCCAGCAGGCGCAGATCAGTACGGAACAGTTCGAGGACTTCTACTTCCGCGTCTGCACGCTCGACTACCGGAAGATGGTCCCGGGGATGCAGGCCCTGCAACGGTTGATGGCCAAGACCGACCGTGTCCATCTCAAGGGGCCGGGCACGGACCTGCGCTTTTCCATCAAGGACATCGGCGCGGTCATCTGCGGCGGTGAACGCAACATCCCCGACGGCGAAGTCTATTCCTGTCCGGTCAAGGACAGTGTCGAAGGCCAGGTCAGCTTCAACGCGCCGTCGCTCTACCAGGGGGTTTCCTTCGACAACATCTGCCTGAAGTTTTCCAAGGGCAAAGTGGTGGAGGCGACGAGCAACAACACGAAGCGTTTGAACGAGATCCTCGATTCCGACGCCGGGGCGCGTTACATCGGGGAATTTTCCCTAGGCTTCAATCCCCACATCCTGCACCCGATGCGGGACATCCTCTTTGATGAGAAGATCGCCGGGTCGTTCCACTTCACCCCCGGGCAGGCCTACGAGGAAGCGGACAACGGCAACCGTTCCCAGGTCCACTGGGACATGGTCTGCATCCAGCGCAAGGACTACGGCGGGGGCGAAGTGTGGTTCGACGGGAAACTCATCCGCAAGGACGGGATCTTCACCACGCCGGAATTGAAGGCGCTTAATCCGGACCGGATTTTGGGGAAGAAGTGA
- a CDS encoding carboxypeptidase-like regulatory domain-containing protein has protein sequence MKSMAATLVLLPTLMLSPVPLRAADKKAPATTPPTAPATLEATLSGTATIELRSDVKQYLAGLELVLVPEPAAAEIKKVREERWRERASRFRFNDGFNNLDLQAIGVEAIRHEIARATVDASGKYQFKALKPGSYRIYGQYKSHYAAGYWLIPVVIKKAGEAVTLDIHNGNFAEVYNYQK, from the coding sequence ATGAAATCGATGGCCGCCACCCTGGTTCTCCTACCCACCTTGATGCTTTCGCCGGTCCCCCTCCGGGCCGCTGATAAAAAAGCCCCGGCCACCACGCCACCCACGGCCCCTGCCACCCTCGAGGCCACCTTGTCGGGCACGGCCACCATCGAGCTGCGCAGCGACGTCAAACAATACCTGGCCGGGCTGGAACTCGTTCTGGTCCCGGAACCCGCCGCCGCCGAGATCAAAAAAGTCCGCGAGGAACGCTGGCGCGAGCGGGCCTCCCGCTTCCGTTTCAACGACGGCTTCAACAACCTCGACCTCCAGGCCATCGGGGTGGAAGCCATCCGCCATGAAATCGCCCGCGCCACGGTCGATGCCTCGGGCAAATACCAATTCAAGGCCCTCAAGCCCGGTTCTTACAGGATCTACGGCCAATACAAAAGCCACTACGCCGCCGGTTATTGGCTCATCCCCGTGGTGATCAAAAAAGCCGGGGAGGCCGTGACCCTCGACATCCACAATGGCAACTTCGCCGAAGTTTATAATTATCAGAAGTAG
- a CDS encoding 8-amino-7-oxononanoate synthase, whose translation MTFDLWLQNELRLDAEQELTRELRVLPAGTVLFSTNDYLGLSSHRKVREAALAALDDAPVGARAARTLSGNQFPHALLEEKIAALKHSARALLFTSGYAAACGTLPSLAGPGDTVILDKKAHACLLDGARLSGATLRVFEHNQPGHLEDICRWTREKEAGARILIVVESVYSMDGDTAPLSAICDIKERYGAWLMVDEAHATGVFGAEGRGLCNEPQIQGRVEVQMGTLGKALGTAGGFITGSNALIELLVNRARSFLFTTAPPPALAAAAAAAVDLVLSKEGHELRLRLARHLEQLLHALPALKIHSPIVPVPVGQEAEATRWSETLLEKGIYVPAVRSPTVAKGDARLRISLTAAHREEDILSLASHLRPLMGSSGKP comes from the coding sequence ATGACCTTCGACCTCTGGTTACAGAACGAACTCCGTCTTGATGCCGAGCAGGAGCTGACCCGGGAGTTGCGCGTCCTGCCCGCTGGAACCGTCCTCTTTTCCACCAACGATTACCTTGGGCTCTCCTCCCACCGCAAAGTGCGGGAGGCGGCACTGGCGGCACTGGATGACGCCCCGGTCGGCGCCCGCGCCGCCCGCACCCTCTCGGGCAACCAATTCCCTCACGCTCTTTTGGAAGAAAAGATCGCCGCCCTGAAACACAGTGCCCGGGCCCTTCTTTTTACCAGTGGTTACGCAGCCGCTTGCGGCACCCTCCCCTCCCTGGCCGGACCGGGCGACACCGTCATCCTCGACAAAAAAGCCCATGCCTGCCTGCTCGACGGGGCCCGGCTATCCGGAGCCACGCTGCGCGTCTTCGAACACAACCAGCCCGGTCACCTGGAGGACATCTGCCGCTGGACCCGCGAGAAAGAAGCCGGCGCGCGCATCCTCATCGTGGTCGAGTCGGTCTATTCCATGGACGGCGATACCGCGCCTTTGTCGGCGATTTGCGACATCAAAGAACGTTACGGCGCCTGGCTGATGGTGGACGAGGCCCATGCCACCGGCGTCTTTGGGGCGGAAGGTCGCGGCCTGTGCAACGAGCCCCAAATCCAGGGCCGGGTTGAAGTGCAGATGGGCACGCTGGGCAAGGCCCTCGGCACCGCCGGAGGATTCATCACCGGATCCAATGCCCTGATCGAACTGCTGGTCAACCGGGCCCGCTCGTTCCTCTTCACCACCGCACCACCCCCCGCGCTGGCGGCCGCCGCGGCCGCGGCGGTGGACCTTGTCCTTTCCAAAGAAGGCCACGAACTGCGGCTGCGCCTGGCCCGTCATTTGGAACAACTCCTGCACGCCCTCCCGGCTTTGAAGATACACAGTCCGATTGTTCCCGTGCCGGTGGGCCAGGAAGCCGAAGCCACCCGCTGGTCGGAAACCCTCTTGGAGAAAGGGATCTATGTTCCAGCCGTCCGGTCACCAACTGTCGCCAAAGGCGACGCCCGCCTGCGCATTTCCCTCACTGCCGCCCACCGCGAAGAAGACATCCTCTCCCTGGCCTCGCACCTCAGGCCCCTGATGGGGAGTTCAGGAAAACCATGA